In the Pseudolabrys taiwanensis genome, one interval contains:
- a CDS encoding HlyD family secretion protein, with protein MTVRHALIAAFVALALAGCDKSNERQLQGWVEADLIFVSPDEQGRVEVLKVREGDTVRKGDLLFTVDDDLQKADLEVRRTAVVNAQQAFDRAKELLKTAAGTQKTYDDAEAALRQAKANLEWSQTRLARRTANSPADGTIQQIYYRPGETVQPGRPVLSLLPPGNLKIRFFAPETELATVKFGDTVAVSCDGCEPGLTAKVSFIARSSEYTPPVIYSLEERSKLVYMIEARPAQPEKFRVGQPVTVTLPEAATEAAK; from the coding sequence ATGACCGTCAGACATGCTCTCATCGCGGCATTCGTCGCGCTCGCGCTTGCCGGCTGTGACAAAAGCAACGAACGTCAATTGCAGGGGTGGGTCGAAGCCGATTTGATCTTCGTCAGCCCGGATGAGCAGGGGCGTGTCGAAGTTCTCAAGGTGCGCGAAGGTGATACCGTCCGCAAAGGCGACTTGTTGTTCACCGTCGACGACGATCTGCAAAAGGCCGATCTCGAAGTGCGCCGAACCGCGGTGGTCAATGCGCAGCAGGCTTTCGACCGTGCCAAGGAATTGCTCAAGACCGCCGCCGGCACCCAGAAGACGTATGACGATGCGGAAGCCGCGCTGCGGCAGGCGAAAGCCAATCTCGAATGGTCGCAGACGCGGCTGGCGCGGCGCACCGCGAACAGTCCGGCCGACGGCACCATTCAGCAGATCTATTACCGGCCGGGCGAGACGGTGCAGCCGGGGCGGCCGGTGTTGTCGCTGCTTCCGCCGGGCAACCTTAAGATACGCTTCTTCGCGCCCGAAACGGAACTGGCGACGGTGAAGTTCGGCGACACCGTCGCGGTGTCGTGTGATGGCTGCGAACCGGGGCTCACCGCCAAGGTCTCCTTCATCGCGCGCAGCTCCGAGTACACGCCGCCGGTGATCTACAGCCTCGAGGAACGCTCGAAGCTCGTCTACATGATCGAAGCGCGACCGGCGCAGCCCGAGAAATTTCGGGTCGGCCAGCCGGTCACCGTCACGCTGCCGGAGGCAGCAACGGAGGCCGCGAAATGA
- a CDS encoding TetR/AcrR family transcriptional regulator, translating into MTDQSVSGGGMAERRKAAKTAPRKREQRVEIVGDSARDTRSAARREAILAAALDEFSASGFEATRLDDVAKRAGIAKGTIYLYFRDKETLFQELIREMLTPLVGSIEAMGAADLPLPDIASHIADLFMREVYETRRKDVVRLMISEGRRFPKLAEFYYREVLSRIIAAVRALLNRAAARGEVAPGLVEFPQLIAAPGLMAIIWNGLFERYDPLDVRTMMQTHVELLFGARREP; encoded by the coding sequence ATGACTGACCAGTCAGTCAGTGGTGGGGGTATGGCGGAACGGCGCAAGGCAGCGAAGACGGCGCCCCGGAAGCGCGAGCAGCGGGTGGAAATCGTCGGCGACAGCGCGCGCGACACGCGTAGCGCGGCGCGGCGGGAGGCCATTCTGGCGGCGGCGCTTGATGAGTTTTCGGCGAGCGGCTTCGAGGCGACGCGCCTTGATGACGTCGCCAAACGCGCCGGCATCGCCAAGGGCACGATCTATCTCTATTTCCGCGACAAGGAGACCCTGTTTCAGGAGCTCATCCGCGAAATGCTGACACCGCTGGTCGGTAGCATCGAAGCGATGGGGGCCGCCGATCTGCCACTGCCGGACATTGCCTCGCACATCGCCGACCTCTTCATGCGCGAGGTCTATGAGACCCGGCGCAAGGACGTCGTCCGGCTGATGATCTCGGAAGGCCGCCGCTTTCCCAAGCTCGCGGAGTTCTACTACCGGGAAGTGCTGTCGCGCATCATCGCCGCCGTGCGCGCGCTGCTCAACCGCGCGGCCGCGCGCGGCGAGGTGGCGCCGGGATTGGTCGAATTTCCGCAGCTCATCGCTGCGCCCGGTTTGATGGCGATCATATGGAACGGTCTGTTCGAGCGCTACGATCCTCTCGATGTTCGAACGATGATGCAGACTCATGTCGAGTTGCTGTTCGGCGCGAGGAGAGAGCCATGA
- a CDS encoding NADP-dependent oxidoreductase, with translation MRVNRQVRLRARPNGIPQADHFEIIVAPLPEVGDRQFLIRNDYLSVEPAMRGWVSAIANYSTPVGIGEVMRSFSAGTVVASRHPGFAEGDRVMGMFGWQDYAVSDGSNVTRKVMEADLPLSLSLGVLGLNGVTAYFGLLDLGMPRPGDTVVVSTAAGAVGSAVGQIAKLMGCRTVGITGGPVKTALCREAFGYDAAIDYKAGDIAAALREACPRGVDVYFDNTSGAISDAVLAQLAIGARIVICGTASVASWDPPPMGPRVERQILVKRARMSGLLVFDFAHRYEEAVARLAAWVREGRLTYREDIVDGIEHCPAAIAELYRGENLGKRLIRLVHA, from the coding sequence ATGCGCGTCAACCGCCAAGTTCGCTTGAGGGCGCGGCCCAACGGCATCCCGCAAGCAGATCATTTCGAGATTATCGTCGCGCCGCTTCCCGAGGTGGGCGACCGGCAGTTCCTCATCCGTAACGACTACCTGTCGGTCGAGCCGGCCATGCGGGGCTGGGTCTCCGCCATTGCCAACTATTCGACGCCCGTGGGTATCGGCGAAGTCATGCGCTCTTTTTCCGCCGGCACGGTCGTCGCGTCGCGCCATCCCGGTTTTGCCGAAGGCGATCGCGTGATGGGCATGTTCGGCTGGCAGGATTATGCGGTGTCGGACGGCAGCAACGTCACCCGCAAGGTGATGGAAGCGGATCTGCCGTTGTCGCTCTCGCTCGGTGTGCTGGGCCTCAACGGGGTGACGGCGTATTTCGGTCTGCTCGATCTCGGTATGCCGCGGCCGGGCGATACGGTCGTCGTGTCGACGGCAGCCGGCGCGGTGGGCTCGGCCGTCGGGCAGATCGCGAAGCTGATGGGCTGCCGCACGGTCGGCATCACCGGCGGGCCGGTGAAGACAGCGTTGTGTCGCGAGGCCTTCGGCTACGATGCGGCGATCGATTATAAAGCCGGCGACATTGCCGCCGCACTGCGTGAGGCTTGTCCGCGCGGCGTCGACGTTTATTTCGACAACACGTCCGGTGCCATCAGCGACGCGGTACTCGCGCAGCTTGCCATCGGCGCACGCATTGTTATCTGCGGCACGGCGTCGGTCGCGAGCTGGGACCCGCCGCCGATGGGGCCGCGTGTGGAGCGCCAGATCCTCGTCAAACGCGCGCGCATGTCAGGCCTGCTCGTGTTCGATTTCGCGCATCGCTATGAAGAAGCCGTGGCCCGGCTCGCCGCCTGGGTGCGGGAAGGGCGGCTGACCTATCGCGAGGACATCGTCGACGGCATCGAGCACTGTCCGGCCGCCATCGCCGAACTCTACCGGGGGGAAAATCTCGGCAAGCGATTGATCCGGCTGGTTCACGCCTAG
- a CDS encoding DUF4189 domain-containing protein, producing the protein MAADTYTPVMRALVAAALLLGSAAVMLATMNTARAAGALAIGACGAYGDAFDFRSVDEARQNALSKCRGDNCRVVTTVRHGCAAFAVDFSNPCGGNGWGKGPRLGRTQNEALKACYTDGGKECVIRSFFCDVKG; encoded by the coding sequence ATGGCGGCTGACACCTATACGCCGGTGATGCGAGCGCTCGTGGCTGCGGCGTTGCTGCTGGGCAGCGCCGCCGTCATGCTCGCCACCATGAATACGGCGCGCGCCGCCGGGGCCCTGGCGATCGGCGCTTGCGGCGCCTATGGCGATGCGTTCGATTTCCGCTCGGTCGACGAGGCGCGGCAGAACGCGCTGTCGAAATGCCGTGGCGACAACTGCCGCGTGGTAACGACGGTTCGGCACGGCTGCGCCGCCTTCGCCGTCGACTTCTCCAATCCGTGCGGCGGCAATGGTTGGGGGAAGGGGCCGCGTCTCGGCCGCACCCAGAACGAGGCGCTGAAGGCCTGTTATACCGACGGCGGCAAGGAATGCGTCATCCGCTCGTTCTTCTGTGACGTGAAGGGTTGA
- a CDS encoding NTP transferase domain-containing protein, which translates to MKFGAVPVRDAVGGTAVHSIREGALVLKKGTLIGAAEVAALEAANIKEIVVARLEPGDVSEDQAAADIAAAVAGEGVRTDKAFTGRCNLFAEEAGLLVVDKDVVNRLNRVDEAVTLATLTAYKPVVPGEMIATVKIIPFAVAGGARDKAVAEARKAQPVIRVAPYRVRKVGVVSTLLPGLSPKVIDKTLKITAARIAPAGATIIAEKRVPHEQAALAAAIDELLNAGAELVVVFGASAIADRRDVIPAALEAVGGEIEHFGMPVDPGNLMLIGRARGQAVLGAPGCARSPKENGFDWVLMRLLAGLPVSREDVTGMGVGGLLMEIVTRPQPREEKEEEKGRRIAAVVLGAGRSTRMGAVNKLTAEIGGKPLVRIAAENALASHASPVIVVTGHEREKVEAALAGLPVQIVFNADYAEGLGTSLKAGIAAVPKDADGAIVCLGDMPQVDASLIDQLINGFDPERGALVVVPSIGGLRGNPVLWSRRFFPALMGIAGDIGARNLIATYAEAVVEVPVAGAAALTDVDTPESFSAVKAEIERA; encoded by the coding sequence ATGAAATTCGGCGCCGTTCCGGTTCGTGACGCCGTCGGCGGCACGGCGGTGCATTCCATTCGCGAAGGCGCACTCGTGCTCAAGAAGGGCACGTTGATCGGCGCGGCGGAGGTCGCTGCGCTCGAGGCCGCGAACATCAAGGAGATCGTGGTCGCGCGGCTGGAGCCGGGCGACGTGTCGGAGGACCAGGCGGCGGCCGACATCGCGGCGGCGGTCGCGGGCGAGGGCGTGCGTACCGATAAAGCGTTCACCGGCCGCTGCAACCTCTTCGCCGAAGAGGCGGGCTTGCTGGTTGTCGATAAGGATGTCGTGAACCGGCTTAACCGTGTCGACGAAGCGGTGACGCTCGCGACTTTGACCGCCTACAAGCCGGTGGTGCCGGGTGAGATGATCGCCACGGTAAAAATCATCCCGTTCGCCGTTGCCGGCGGCGCGCGCGATAAAGCCGTGGCCGAAGCGCGCAAGGCGCAGCCGGTGATCCGCGTCGCGCCCTACAGGGTGCGCAAAGTCGGTGTCGTTTCGACTTTGCTGCCGGGTCTGTCGCCCAAGGTCATCGACAAGACGTTGAAGATCACCGCGGCGCGCATCGCGCCGGCCGGCGCGACGATCATCGCCGAGAAGCGCGTGCCCCACGAGCAGGCGGCACTCGCAGCGGCCATCGACGAGCTCTTGAACGCCGGCGCCGAGCTGGTCGTCGTGTTCGGCGCCTCGGCGATCGCCGATCGGCGCGACGTCATTCCGGCCGCGCTCGAGGCCGTCGGTGGAGAGATCGAGCATTTCGGCATGCCGGTCGACCCCGGCAATTTGATGCTGATTGGCCGTGCGCGCGGTCAGGCCGTGCTCGGCGCGCCGGGCTGCGCGCGTTCGCCGAAGGAGAATGGGTTCGACTGGGTGCTGATGCGTCTGCTCGCCGGCCTGCCGGTGTCGCGCGAGGACGTCACCGGCATGGGTGTCGGCGGCCTGCTCATGGAAATCGTCACGCGCCCGCAGCCGCGCGAGGAGAAGGAAGAAGAGAAGGGGCGCCGCATCGCGGCGGTCGTGCTCGGGGCCGGCCGTTCGACGCGCATGGGCGCGGTCAACAAGCTGACCGCCGAAATCGGCGGCAAGCCGCTGGTGCGCATCGCCGCCGAAAATGCGCTCGCTTCGCACGCATCGCCGGTGATCGTTGTCACCGGCCACGAGCGCGAGAAGGTCGAAGCGGCGTTGGCCGGTCTGCCGGTGCAGATCGTGTTCAATGCCGACTATGCCGAGGGGCTCGGTACCTCCCTCAAAGCCGGCATCGCCGCCGTGCCGAAAGATGCGGACGGCGCCATTGTCTGCCTTGGCGACATGCCGCAAGTGGATGCGTCTTTGATCGATCAGTTGATCAATGGGTTCGATCCCGAGCGCGGCGCGCTGGTCGTCGTGCCGTCGATCGGCGGGCTGCGCGGCAATCCGGTGCTCTGGTCGCGGCGGTTCTTCCCGGCTTTGATGGGCATCGCCGGCGATATCGGGGCGCGCAATCTCATCGCCACCTATGCCGAGGCCGTCGTTGAGGTGCCGGTCGCCGGTGCCGCCGCCTTGACCGACGTCGATACCCCTGAGTCCTTTTCCGCCGTCAAGGCTGAAATCGAACGTGCCTGA
- a CDS encoding XdhC family protein, translating into MQLDILHAINEDRAARRVVVVVTNVDNGAQRLVRAGDIANDPLRDTIEKRVRMAKSGMEETADGRVFLTVHVPSPRLVITGAVHISQALAPIAALLGYDVTIVDPRTAFASIERFPDVKVIAEWPDVALPPLNIDRYTAFVALTHDPKIDDPALKHALARDCFYIGALGSRKTHAKRVARLKEAGLTDLDIARIHAPIGIDIGAISPPEIAVSIMAEITLRLRVKQEKAEAA; encoded by the coding sequence GTGCAGCTCGATATTCTCCACGCCATCAACGAAGACCGCGCCGCCCGGCGCGTCGTGGTGGTCGTCACCAATGTCGATAACGGGGCGCAGCGTCTGGTACGTGCCGGCGACATCGCCAACGATCCGCTGCGCGACACCATCGAAAAGCGTGTCCGCATGGCCAAAAGCGGCATGGAAGAGACGGCAGATGGCCGTGTCTTCCTCACCGTGCATGTGCCGTCGCCGCGGCTGGTCATCACCGGTGCTGTACACATCAGCCAAGCGCTTGCCCCGATCGCGGCTTTGCTCGGGTACGACGTGACCATCGTCGATCCGCGCACGGCGTTCGCCTCCATCGAGCGCTTCCCCGACGTGAAGGTGATCGCCGAGTGGCCGGATGTCGCGCTGCCGCCGCTCAATATCGATCGATACACGGCCTTTGTCGCGCTGACGCACGATCCGAAGATCGACGATCCGGCGCTCAAGCATGCGCTGGCACGCGACTGCTTCTATATTGGCGCGCTCGGCTCACGGAAGACGCATGCCAAGCGCGTCGCGCGGTTGAAGGAAGCGGGGCTTACCGATCTCGATATCGCGCGCATTCATGCGCCGATCGGTATCGACATCGGCGCTATCTCGCCGCCTGAGATCGCGGTTTCGATCATGGCGGAGATCACGTTGCGTTTGCGCGTGAAGCAGGAAAAGGCGGAAGCGGCATGA
- a CDS encoding XdhC family protein, translating to MYARDEDILKAAEDWRKAGRGVAVATVVETWGSAPRPVGSNLVIDNDGNFLGSVSGGCVEGAVVTEAIDVIDSGKPKMLEFGVADEAAWQVGLSCGGTIRVYVEKVS from the coding sequence ATGTACGCACGCGACGAAGATATTCTGAAAGCGGCTGAGGATTGGCGCAAAGCCGGGCGCGGCGTGGCCGTTGCCACGGTGGTCGAGACCTGGGGATCGGCGCCGCGGCCGGTCGGCTCCAATCTAGTGATCGACAATGACGGCAATTTCCTCGGCTCCGTCTCCGGCGGATGCGTCGAGGGCGCGGTGGTGACCGAGGCCATCGACGTGATCGACAGCGGCAAGCCGAAAATGCTGGAGTTCGGCGTCGCCGACGAGGCGGCCTGGCAGGTCGGGCTGTCGTGCGGCGGCACCATTCGCGTCTATGTCGAGAAGGTGAGTTAA
- a CDS encoding vWA domain-containing protein, with amino-acid sequence MATETNGRLAENILYFARALRAAGMPVGPGSVLDAVQALEVAHVGNRDDFYWTLHAVFVKRREHSILFDQAFRIFFRRRGLIDKMIASMLPETLPTAPKPPEAGAQRVQDALFASNKERAEEREVEVDARLTVSDREVLQKKDFAQMTAAEIARAKDAIAKLALPLDLVKTRRLAPHRLGHLIDVRRTLRSSMKAGGAVIDLKYLGPRVKEPPIVALLDISGSMSQYTRLFLHFLHAITDARKRVTTFLFGTRLTNVTRSIRQRDPDEALAACGANVADWSGGTRIATSLHAFNKHWARRVLGQGAVVLLITDGLERDADDTLSFEMDRLHRSCRRLIWLNPLLRFEGFEARAKGVRTMLPYVDELRPIHNLESMTELVRALSGAPAKGYDPKKMLKQVA; translated from the coding sequence ATGGCGACGGAAACAAACGGCCGCCTCGCCGAAAACATCCTCTACTTCGCGCGCGCCTTGCGCGCGGCCGGCATGCCTGTGGGGCCGGGCTCCGTGCTCGACGCCGTGCAGGCACTCGAGGTGGCGCATGTCGGCAATCGCGACGATTTTTACTGGACCCTGCATGCGGTGTTCGTGAAACGGCGCGAGCACTCGATCCTGTTCGACCAGGCGTTTCGCATCTTCTTCCGCCGGCGCGGGCTGATTGACAAGATGATCGCCTCGATGCTGCCCGAGACCTTGCCGACAGCGCCGAAACCGCCGGAGGCCGGCGCCCAGCGCGTTCAGGACGCCCTGTTCGCGTCCAATAAGGAGCGCGCGGAAGAGCGCGAAGTGGAGGTCGATGCGCGCCTCACGGTTTCGGACCGGGAGGTGTTGCAGAAAAAGGACTTCGCGCAGATGACGGCGGCCGAGATTGCGCGGGCCAAGGATGCGATCGCCAAGCTGGCGCTGCCACTGGACCTTGTGAAGACGCGCAGGCTGGCGCCGCACCGGCTCGGTCATCTGATCGACGTACGCCGAACGCTTCGCTCCAGCATGAAAGCCGGCGGCGCCGTGATCGACCTTAAGTACCTTGGCCCGCGGGTGAAGGAGCCGCCGATTGTGGCGCTGCTCGACATCTCCGGGTCGATGAGCCAGTACACGCGGCTGTTCCTGCACTTCCTGCACGCCATTACCGATGCGCGCAAGCGCGTCACCACCTTCCTGTTCGGCACGCGGCTGACCAACGTCACCCGCTCCATCCGCCAGCGCGATCCCGACGAAGCGCTCGCCGCCTGCGGTGCGAACGTCGCGGATTGGTCGGGCGGCACACGCATTGCGACGTCCTTGCATGCCTTCAACAAGCATTGGGCGCGGCGCGTGCTCGGGCAGGGCGCCGTTGTGCTCCTGATCACCGACGGACTTGAGCGCGATGCCGATGACACGCTATCTTTCGAGATGGACCGGCTGCACCGCTCGTGCCGCCGGCTCATCTGGCTCAATCCGCTTTTGCGCTTCGAGGGCTTCGAGGCGCGCGCCAAGGGCGTGCGGACCATGCTGCCGTATGTTGATGAACTGCGGCCGATACACAATCTGGAGTCCATGACCGAGCTCGTACGGGCGCTCTCGGGCGCGCCGGCCAAGGGCTACGATCCGAAGAAGATGCTGAAGCAGGTTGCCTAG
- a CDS encoding AAA family ATPase encodes MTSTPLPTSIDATVDLLAKAGYVADRSLGTVLYLALKMGRPLFLEGEAGVGKTEIAKVLAATLGRKLIRLQCYEGLDVSAAVYEWNYGAQMIAIRLAEAEGEGDRSRIEHDVFSERFLIKRPLLQALEPDPDGPPVLLIDEIDRTDEAFEAFLLEVLADYQVTVPELGTVKAPHPPIVVVTSNRTREVHDALKRRCLYHWVGYPDAARELTILRTKVPGIAKKLSEQVVAFVQALRKEDLFKVPGVAETLDWATALTELDVVALDPATVSDTLGVLLKYQDDIARLDGSKVKTLLDEVKAELRAAE; translated from the coding sequence ATGACCTCAACGCCGCTGCCGACCTCCATTGACGCCACCGTCGACCTCCTGGCCAAGGCCGGCTACGTGGCCGACCGCTCGCTCGGGACGGTGCTGTACCTGGCGCTGAAGATGGGGCGGCCGCTGTTCCTCGAGGGCGAGGCCGGCGTCGGCAAAACCGAGATCGCCAAGGTGCTGGCGGCGACGCTCGGCCGCAAGCTGATCCGGTTGCAGTGCTACGAGGGCCTCGACGTCTCGGCGGCGGTCTACGAGTGGAATTACGGCGCGCAGATGATCGCCATCCGGCTCGCCGAGGCGGAGGGTGAGGGCGACCGCTCGCGCATCGAGCACGACGTCTTCTCCGAGCGATTCCTGATCAAGCGGCCGCTGTTGCAGGCACTTGAGCCGGACCCGGATGGTCCGCCGGTGCTGCTCATCGATGAGATCGACCGCACCGACGAGGCGTTCGAGGCCTTCCTTTTGGAAGTGCTCGCCGATTATCAGGTCACCGTGCCGGAACTCGGCACGGTAAAGGCGCCGCACCCCCCGATCGTCGTCGTCACCTCCAACCGCACGCGCGAGGTGCACGACGCGCTCAAGCGCCGCTGCCTCTACCATTGGGTCGGCTATCCCGACGCCGCGCGCGAATTGACGATCCTGCGCACCAAGGTGCCGGGCATTGCCAAGAAGCTGTCCGAGCAGGTGGTGGCCTTCGTGCAGGCGCTGCGCAAGGAAGACCTGTTCAAGGTGCCTGGCGTCGCGGAGACGCTCGACTGGGCAACGGCGCTCACCGAGTTGGACGTCGTGGCGCTCGATCCGGCGACCGTGTCCGACACGCTCGGCGTGCTGCTCAAATATCAGGACGACATCGCGCGGCTCGACGGCAGCAAGGTGAAGACGCTGCTCGACGAGGTGAAGGCGGAATTGCGGGCGGCCGAGTAA
- a CDS encoding VOC family protein, which yields MSTTEMPENALRQPPIDAGVRIGHVHLKVADLTRALDFYCGVLGFELTFQRPGAAFISAGGYHHHIGLNTWESKGGSPPPPGSTGLYHTAILYPTRKLLADGLRRLIVAKIPLEGASDHGVSEALYLRDPDDNGVELYWDRPKDQWPQMPDGSLKMYTHPLDLHDLLAELER from the coding sequence ATGTCGACGACCGAAATGCCCGAAAACGCCCTCCGCCAGCCACCCATCGACGCGGGGGTGCGGATCGGCCATGTGCACCTGAAGGTCGCGGACCTCACGCGGGCGCTCGATTTCTACTGCGGCGTCCTGGGCTTCGAGCTGACCTTCCAGCGGCCGGGCGCCGCCTTCATTTCGGCCGGGGGCTACCACCACCACATCGGCCTGAACACCTGGGAGAGCAAAGGCGGCTCCCCGCCGCCCCCCGGCTCGACCGGCCTCTACCACACGGCGATCCTCTACCCGACCCGGAAGCTCCTCGCCGACGGCTTGCGCAGGCTGATCGTGGCCAAGATCCCGCTCGAAGGGGCGAGCGACCACGGGGTCTCGGAGGCGCTCTACTTGCGCGATCCGGACGACAACGGCGTCGAGCTCTATTGGGACCGGCCCAAGGACCAGTGGCCGCAGATGCCGGACGGGTCGCTCAAGATGTACACCCACCCCCTCGACCTGCACGACCTCCTGGCTGAGCTCGAGCGATAA
- a CDS encoding diguanylate cyclase domain-containing protein has translation MSTRGKMGSATPVADVDPYSHESSAAALARLISLVDIQARVVRNYEALSLSRHIYERALSAGRLGVWQCDLSTETLSWSSGTYDIFDLPRMSPLVRKQALLCYPAHSLKALEAIRTPAIKRRQSFTLDAEIVTPKGKRRWIRIAAGVECAGDRVIGLFGIKQDITEERLQSERQHYFATVDELTNLANGNQFQARLAEACKARAEGIGGFLLLINLDHFKDVNDALGHAVGDLCLKEAAQRLAEACGDAAVVARLSGDDFAVLLHPESSITHVNGTAARVVRTMGRPFDCGGHMFKIGASIGITAIDGCTPDEASQRANAALATAKAGGRSTYRWCTAGAA, from the coding sequence ATGTCGACGCGAGGGAAAATGGGCAGTGCGACGCCTGTCGCGGATGTCGATCCGTATTCACATGAATCGAGCGCCGCAGCGCTCGCTCGTTTGATTTCGCTTGTCGACATCCAAGCGCGCGTCGTCCGCAACTACGAGGCCTTGTCGCTGAGCCGCCACATCTACGAGCGCGCCTTGTCCGCCGGCCGTCTCGGCGTCTGGCAATGCGACCTGTCCACCGAGACCCTGAGCTGGTCGTCCGGCACTTACGACATATTCGATCTGCCGCGCATGTCCCCTCTCGTGCGCAAGCAGGCGCTGCTTTGCTACCCGGCTCATTCGCTCAAGGCGCTTGAAGCGATCAGAACGCCAGCCATCAAACGCCGGCAAAGTTTCACTTTGGACGCTGAGATCGTCACACCGAAGGGCAAACGCCGGTGGATCCGCATCGCCGCCGGCGTCGAATGCGCCGGCGACCGTGTCATAGGCCTCTTCGGCATCAAGCAAGACATCACCGAAGAGCGTCTCCAGTCGGAACGACAGCACTATTTTGCTACCGTCGACGAACTCACAAACCTCGCCAACGGCAATCAATTCCAAGCGCGTCTGGCCGAGGCCTGCAAAGCGCGTGCGGAGGGCATCGGCGGCTTTCTCCTGCTGATCAATCTGGATCACTTCAAAGACGTCAACGATGCGCTTGGACATGCGGTCGGCGACCTGTGCCTGAAAGAAGCGGCCCAGCGTCTTGCCGAGGCTTGTGGCGACGCGGCCGTTGTCGCGCGGCTGAGCGGCGACGATTTTGCCGTGCTTCTGCATCCGGAAAGCTCGATCACCCACGTCAATGGGACAGCCGCTCGCGTCGTGCGCACGATGGGCCGCCCATTCGACTGCGGCGGCCACATGTTCAAGATCGGCGCCTCGATCGGCATTACAGCAATCGACGGCTGTACGCCCGATGAGGCATCGCAACGTGCGAATGCTGCGCTCGCCACCGCCAAAGCCGGCGGGCGGAGTACCTATCGCTGGTGCACGGCAGGCGCGGCGTAA
- a CDS encoding LLM class flavin-dependent oxidoreductase, protein MSMLGTPGSKTQPFFLGTFASNCSGGMTVTKVPERWVNSWDNNLELARLLDDAGIDFMLPIARWIGYGGETNFHGGVLETITWATGLLAQTRNLTLFATIHTAANHPVVVAKQLATMDQISGSRVGLNIVAGWNKPEYEALGLTLPDDHPTRYGYAQEWFDIVKALWTRTEAFDWDGTYFKLKNVLGDPRPSKPMPILNAAGSDEGRKFAVRNADFLFTPAIDLARSKDEIAALKQQGAGVGRAVEVLTFSHVVCRPTEGEAKEYLEYFGRTNADWAAVDNLVRLQFAHAQSFPHDLLALIRDRMAAGHGGFPLTGTPEQVADGLTALHAAGFRGTTLSFVDYAEEFPYFRDNVLPILEQRGVRLAPDVARSAA, encoded by the coding sequence ATGAGCATGCTTGGAACGCCCGGGTCTAAGACGCAGCCCTTCTTTCTCGGCACGTTTGCCTCGAATTGCTCGGGCGGAATGACCGTCACCAAGGTGCCCGAGCGTTGGGTCAATTCCTGGGACAACAACCTCGAGCTTGCGCGTCTTCTCGACGATGCCGGCATCGATTTCATGCTGCCCATCGCGCGCTGGATCGGTTACGGCGGCGAGACCAACTTCCACGGCGGCGTCCTGGAAACGATCACCTGGGCGACCGGTCTTCTGGCGCAGACCCGCAACCTCACGCTTTTTGCTACCATTCACACAGCTGCCAACCATCCGGTCGTCGTTGCCAAGCAATTGGCGACAATGGATCAGATCAGCGGCAGCCGCGTCGGGCTCAATATCGTCGCCGGTTGGAATAAGCCGGAGTACGAGGCGCTCGGTTTGACGCTGCCCGACGATCATCCGACCCGCTATGGCTATGCCCAGGAGTGGTTCGATATCGTCAAGGCGTTGTGGACCCGCACCGAGGCTTTCGATTGGGACGGCACGTATTTCAAGCTGAAGAATGTGCTCGGCGATCCGCGCCCGTCAAAGCCGATGCCGATCCTCAACGCGGCCGGCTCCGATGAAGGCCGCAAGTTCGCTGTGCGCAATGCCGACTTCCTGTTCACGCCGGCGATCGACTTGGCGCGTTCGAAGGACGAGATCGCGGCCTTGAAGCAGCAGGGCGCCGGCGTCGGCCGCGCGGTCGAGGTGCTCACCTTCTCGCACGTTGTGTGTCGCCCGACCGAGGGGGAGGCGAAGGAGTACCTCGAATATTTCGGCCGGACGAATGCGGACTGGGCGGCCGTCGACAATCTGGTGCGCCTCCAGTTCGCGCATGCGCAGTCGTTCCCGCACGATCTGCTGGCACTCATCCGCGACCGCATGGCGGCGGGCCACGGCGGCTTCCCGCTGACCGGCACGCCGGAGCAGGTGGCCGACGGCCTGACGGCGCTGCACGCCGCCGGATTCCGCGGCACCACCTTGTCGTTCGTCGACTACGCCGAAGAGTTCCCGTACTTCCGCGACAATGTGCTGCCGATCCTGGAGCAGCGCGGCGTTCGCCTCGCGCCGGATGTCGCGCGCTCGGCGGCCTGA